One Paenibacillus riograndensis SBR5 DNA segment encodes these proteins:
- a CDS encoding GntR family transcriptional regulator, producing MFELDVRSRKPIYEQLNDKVKELIMHGILRADEQLPSVRTLSSQLTVNPNTIQKAYRELEREGYIYSLQGKGSFVAPLQQGQNESKKAELREELLRLMAEAVYLGFTENEIGALYRQVLEQREKGE from the coding sequence ATGTTCGAATTGGACGTCCGCAGCCGCAAGCCGATCTACGAGCAGTTGAATGATAAAGTCAAGGAGCTGATCATGCACGGGATTTTACGCGCGGATGAGCAGCTTCCATCGGTAAGAACCTTGTCCTCACAGCTTACAGTGAATCCCAATACCATTCAGAAAGCCTACCGCGAACTGGAGCGGGAAGGCTATATCTATTCTTTGCAGGGCAAAGGGAGCTTTGTGGCTCCGCTGCAGCAGGGGCAGAACGAGAGCAAAAAAGCAGAACTCCGGGAGGAGCTGCTGCGCCTGATGGCAGAAGCGGTCTACCTCGGATTTACCGAAAATGAAATTGGGGCATTGTACCGTCAGGTGCTGGAGCAGAGAGAGAAGGGAGAATAG
- a CDS encoding ABC transporter ATP-binding protein, with protein MIEIRGVSKSFQGEKAVDSLSLTVHKGAIYGLLGSNGAGKTTLLKTLAGIYRSEEGTVKIGGQPVFENPQVKQSLIFMPDSPYFFPQASLKTMAAFYRSVYPGFSDKRFEELGTVFRLDMGRKLSRFSKGMQRQAAFWLALSCRPDVLIMDEPIDGLDPVMRRQIKNLLFQEVAERELTVLISSHNLREIEDLCDHVGIMHHGRMLVEKDLDDLKADTHKVQVAFRDERHADALAAKLQILHQERRGSVDLYIVKGDRERISKVIHVYEPYVFDLLPLTLEEIFIYEMGDAGYDAQPILL; from the coding sequence ATGATTGAAATACGCGGAGTCAGTAAAAGCTTTCAGGGCGAAAAGGCTGTTGACAGCCTGTCGCTGACGGTACATAAAGGTGCCATTTATGGCCTGCTTGGTTCTAACGGGGCAGGGAAAACCACACTGCTGAAAACACTCGCCGGCATCTACCGGTCTGAGGAAGGAACCGTCAAGATCGGCGGCCAGCCGGTGTTTGAGAACCCGCAGGTAAAGCAGAGCCTCATTTTTATGCCGGACAGCCCTTACTTCTTTCCGCAAGCCTCGCTCAAGACGATGGCCGCCTTCTACCGTTCGGTTTATCCGGGCTTCAGCGACAAACGTTTTGAGGAACTGGGCACAGTGTTCCGGCTCGATATGGGACGCAAGCTAAGCCGCTTCTCCAAAGGCATGCAGCGCCAGGCGGCCTTTTGGCTCGCGCTTAGCTGCAGACCGGATGTGCTGATTATGGATGAGCCGATTGACGGCCTGGACCCGGTAATGCGCCGCCAGATTAAGAATCTTTTGTTCCAGGAGGTTGCCGAGCGGGAGCTGACCGTGCTGATCTCTTCGCATAATCTGCGGGAGATCGAGGATCTGTGTGACCATGTCGGCATTATGCATCACGGCCGGATGCTGGTCGAGAAGGATCTGGATGATCTTAAGGCGGATACACATAAGGTTCAGGTAGCTTTTCGCGATGAGCGCCATGCGGATGCACTGGCGGCCAAGCTGCAAATTCTCCATCAGGAGCGGCGGGGCAGTGTGGATCTGTATATCGTAAAAGGCGATCGGGAGCGGATTTCGAAAGTGATCCATGTCTATGAGCCGTATGTGTTCGATCTGCTTCCCTTGACGCTGGAGGAAATCTTTATTTATGAAATGGGGGATGCCGGGTATGACGCGCAGCCAATACTTCTTTAA
- a CDS encoding cytochrome (ubi)quinol oxidase subunit III, with product MKIDASKPLEYSTEENSNKIFGFWVFLGAEIPLFATLFTVYFVMVDRFASGPSGSELFEIGPVLIETFLLLTSSFTIGLAVHAMRLGYKKAMMVLMAITLLMGLGFIGIEIDEFFTYVHEGATLQTSGFLSSLFVLLGTHGAHVSFGFLWGTAIMIQVWRQGINPATANKAFIFSLFWHFLDVVWIFIFSFVYLKGLM from the coding sequence ATGAAAATAGATGCGTCCAAGCCGCTGGAATACTCTACAGAAGAGAACAGCAATAAAATCTTCGGCTTTTGGGTTTTTCTCGGAGCTGAAATTCCGTTGTTCGCTACCTTGTTCACGGTATATTTTGTCATGGTGGACCGTTTTGCCAGCGGACCGAGCGGAAGTGAATTGTTCGAAATCGGCCCGGTGCTGATTGAAACCTTCCTGCTCCTGACCAGTTCGTTCACAATCGGTCTGGCGGTTCACGCCATGCGTCTCGGCTACAAAAAAGCGATGATGGTCCTTATGGCCATCACACTGCTGATGGGTCTCGGCTTTATCGGCATTGAAATTGACGAGTTCTTCACCTACGTCCATGAAGGCGCCACGCTGCAGACCAGCGGCTTCCTTTCCAGTCTGTTCGTCCTGCTGGGAACGCACGGAGCGCACGTCAGCTTCGGCTTCCTGTGGGGAACGGCAATTATGATTCAGGTGTGGCGTCAGGGCATCAACCCGGCTACAGCCAACAAAGCATTTATCTTCTCACTGTTCTGGCACTTCCTGGACGTTGTCTGGATCTTTATCTTCAGCTTCGTCTACCTGAAAGGACTGATGTGA
- a CDS encoding MFS transporter, which yields MSVRMRRALSFTAIVLGFFMALLDTTIINIALPEMTRHFGGSVSRISWVMNGYNLAFAVFILTASRLADQFGRKKVFICGVALFTLTSLLAGFATSLGMLILLRVIQGLAGAIIVPVTIPLTTTTFPKEMHGLIIGIWGAVSGVAAASGPALGGILTQNLSWEWIFFVNVPLGVLSIVLTAVFIQESRDDTAGRSIDYGGTLGITGAMFFITYALIKVQDYGWSSGKTLALLGAGVVFLLLFILTQWKGKEPMLPLSLMRIRTFNSASLTLLIVGAALMNLSLLTSFFLTRMMGMTELKAGLVLSMVAVGSIVSSAVSGPLSAKYGSHLFAAAGIVVTGGAMYSMSGLHADSAVAEVVVRLLVAGVGIGLTMAPVMSSAVRNVPEDKVGISSGVTNMAKSLGSVIGVAIIVTVLQHNMDSELGKAGNHLSEAIQADVKLQPIVKTVLAETAASISKEGAAPMGGTSGKADPAAAVAHAVELAAAKLPPAEQKAFAADSANQLREAKLLLSQAGNGMQQAAVEGFRRTFVFAGLLMIPGILFALLSDKRRKPEEPVAVAEPAVLER from the coding sequence ATGAGTGTAAGAATGCGCAGAGCTTTATCTTTTACAGCAATCGTACTTGGTTTTTTTATGGCGCTGCTGGATACGACGATTATTAATATCGCCCTGCCGGAGATGACGCGGCATTTCGGCGGGAGTGTGTCGCGGATTTCCTGGGTGATGAACGGGTATAACCTGGCTTTTGCCGTGTTCATCCTGACTGCTTCCCGGCTGGCAGATCAATTTGGCCGAAAGAAAGTGTTTATTTGCGGAGTTGCTCTATTTACACTGACTTCCCTGCTTGCCGGGTTCGCAACATCCCTGGGAATGCTGATTCTGCTGCGGGTCATTCAAGGCTTGGCCGGGGCCATTATTGTTCCGGTCACCATCCCCTTGACTACGACCACTTTTCCAAAAGAGATGCATGGCCTGATCATTGGCATATGGGGAGCCGTTTCGGGGGTGGCTGCAGCGAGCGGTCCGGCGCTTGGCGGGATTCTGACGCAAAACCTGAGCTGGGAGTGGATCTTTTTTGTTAACGTGCCGCTGGGTGTGCTGAGTATTGTGCTGACGGCTGTCTTCATTCAGGAATCGCGGGATGATACGGCAGGCCGTTCGATTGATTATGGCGGAACCCTTGGAATTACCGGAGCCATGTTCTTCATTACGTATGCACTGATCAAGGTGCAGGATTATGGCTGGAGTTCAGGAAAGACCCTTGCGCTGCTGGGTGCGGGAGTTGTGTTTCTGCTGCTGTTCATCCTTACACAGTGGAAAGGGAAGGAGCCTATGCTGCCATTGTCACTGATGCGGATACGTACCTTCAACAGTGCTTCCCTGACCCTGCTGATTGTCGGTGCGGCACTGATGAATCTTTCCCTGCTGACCTCCTTCTTCCTGACGCGGATGATGGGGATGACCGAGCTGAAGGCCGGGCTTGTGCTGTCCATGGTCGCTGTAGGCTCCATCGTCAGTTCGGCGGTTTCCGGGCCGCTCTCCGCGAAATACGGCAGCCATCTGTTCGCTGCAGCCGGTATTGTAGTCACGGGCGGTGCGATGTATTCCATGAGCGGGCTTCACGCTGACTCGGCGGTGGCGGAGGTAGTGGTGCGCCTGCTGGTGGCAGGTGTCGGCATAGGCCTTACAATGGCGCCGGTGATGTCTTCCGCTGTCCGCAACGTTCCGGAGGACAAGGTGGGCATTTCTTCGGGAGTCACCAATATGGCGAAGTCGCTGGGCAGCGTCATTGGAGTAGCTATTATAGTGACTGTGCTGCAGCACAACATGGACAGCGAACTGGGAAAAGCGGGGAATCACCTGTCTGAGGCAATCCAGGCAGATGTTAAGCTGCAGCCCATTGTCAAAACTGTTCTAGCGGAAACAGCAGCTTCCATCAGTAAGGAGGGGGCTGCGCCGATGGGAGGAACCAGCGGCAAAGCTGATCCTGCGGCAGCCGTGGCACATGCGGTGGAGCTTGCTGCGGCAAAGCTTCCGCCTGCGGAACAAAAGGCTTTTGCAGCGGACAGCGCCAATCAATTGCGGGAAGCCAAGCTGCTCTTGTCTCAAGCGGGGAACGGGATGCAGCAGGCAGCTGTTGAGGGATTCCGCCGGACCTTTGTTTTTGCCGGCCTGCTGATGATTCCGGGGATACTGTTCGCTCTCCTGAGCGACAAGCGGCGCAAGCCCGAGGAGCCGGTGGCAGTAGCCGAACCGGCGGTGCTCGAGCGGTAG
- the qoxA gene encoding cytochrome aa3 quinol oxidase subunit II has product MKKKGPLYALFLSLILLLPGCSSLTVLNPKGPSARTLSDTIILSILVMLGVLAVVYILYIFVLVKYRAKKSNEGYIPEHEEGNKVLETIWIVIPIIIVAFLSVVTVKTTNAVENQAVEYKDQTPLVIYAASSNWKWHFSYPEEGIETVNYVNMPVHRAVEFRMYSFGSITSLWIPQLAGQKYAMSDMLTTLHLSADTEGSYMGRNANFSGKGFAHMEFEALVMSSKDYDDWVKEVKETAPKLTEKEFKGLLATDYLGRKTYSSTHLEFSPPPGEHSEHMSGGGKEMDMDNGSMEHQDNKEIHPSPEPSSETEFDSKPNPEVEQPLPSSPVDEHTHDSNS; this is encoded by the coding sequence ATGAAAAAAAAGGGACCGTTATACGCTTTGTTTCTCAGCCTCATCCTCCTCCTGCCGGGATGCAGTTCACTCACCGTTCTGAACCCGAAGGGGCCGTCTGCCCGAACTTTATCTGACACCATCATCCTTTCCATTCTGGTTATGCTTGGTGTTCTGGCGGTTGTCTACATCTTATATATCTTTGTACTGGTGAAGTACCGGGCCAAGAAAAGCAATGAAGGATACATTCCAGAGCATGAGGAGGGCAATAAGGTCCTCGAGACGATCTGGATCGTCATCCCGATCATTATCGTGGCCTTCCTGTCCGTCGTGACGGTCAAAACGACCAACGCTGTCGAGAATCAGGCCGTAGAGTACAAAGACCAGACTCCGCTGGTCATTTACGCCGCCTCCTCCAACTGGAAATGGCATTTCAGCTATCCGGAGGAAGGCATTGAAACGGTTAACTACGTGAACATGCCGGTTCACCGGGCGGTAGAGTTCAGAATGTACTCTTTCGGTTCCATTACCAGTCTGTGGATTCCGCAGCTTGCCGGACAAAAGTACGCTATGAGCGACATGCTTACCACGCTTCACCTTTCCGCAGATACCGAAGGCTCTTATATGGGCAGAAACGCCAACTTTAGCGGTAAAGGCTTCGCCCACATGGAGTTTGAAGCACTGGTTATGAGCAGCAAGGATTACGACGACTGGGTGAAAGAGGTCAAGGAAACCGCTCCCAAGCTTACGGAAAAGGAATTCAAAGGCCTGCTCGCTACCGATTATCTTGGACGCAAAACCTATTCGTCCACCCATCTTGAGTTCAGCCCTCCTCCGGGAGAACACAGCGAGCATATGAGCGGCGGCGGCAAAGAAATGGATATGGATAACGGAAGCATGGAGCATCAGGACAATAAGGAAATCCATCCTTCACCGGAGCCTTCCAGCGAGACCGAGTTCGACAGTAAACCGAATCCCGAGGTCGAACAGCCCCTGCCAAGCTCACCGGTGGATGAACATACACACGACAGCAATTCTTAA
- a CDS encoding TetR/AcrR family transcriptional regulator, which translates to MSDMEDKIRTPRQERSIRTREAIVQAAMKQFSDKGFHQTNTKQIAAAAGVSTGSFYSYFVDKRAVFIEVLKNYGTDLLARIDASMSEINFLTIDRSELIMHLVDTLLISHEAFIGYHRELTIMYHSDEEIKQLMDAQYEAGRIRTLEYLQMGQDELKTEDMEAASVIVFETVSAIVDVISFSQQRIATERLKSELVHMIVSYLYK; encoded by the coding sequence ATGAGTGATATGGAAGACAAGATCAGAACACCACGGCAGGAACGCAGCATCCGGACCAGGGAGGCTATTGTCCAAGCTGCCATGAAGCAGTTTTCGGACAAGGGCTTCCATCAGACCAATACCAAGCAAATCGCAGCGGCGGCTGGAGTATCAACTGGCAGCTTCTATTCCTATTTTGTGGATAAAAGAGCGGTTTTCATCGAAGTGCTCAAGAACTATGGTACAGATCTTCTGGCCCGGATCGATGCTTCGATGTCAGAGATCAACTTCTTAACCATCGACCGTTCCGAGCTGATCATGCATCTGGTCGACACCCTCCTGATCTCCCATGAGGCCTTTATAGGCTACCATCGGGAGCTGACGATCATGTACCATAGCGATGAGGAGATTAAGCAGTTAATGGATGCACAGTATGAAGCAGGCCGCATCAGAACACTCGAATATCTGCAGATGGGACAGGATGAGCTAAAAACAGAAGACATGGAGGCCGCTTCCGTGATCGTGTTCGAAACGGTAAGCGCCATCGTTGACGTTATCTCGTTCTCCCAGCAGCGTATCGCAACTGAACGGCTGAAATCCGAGCTGGTACATATGATCGTAAGTTATTTGTACAAATGA
- a CDS encoding polysaccharide deacetylase family protein, whose protein sequence is MPIKKVVLLFLSFFLCFGILQTTADAAGANKSLKLGVNDSLTKITAVSEKNTYYVPLRALAAELKWTLTGLPDGIQVDGGGRTLRLLGNNGGARLQDGTVAQADTFQRDGSLMVPLKISAYLGYRISFEPDKYLLRVQDGSAALDDTAFVSKYKNELAPPAPAEPAQNPPAAKPGKTLYLTFDDGPSATTPELLDILNKYGVKATFFMLGPNMNRYPSQVKRIAEEGNGLGLHGMTHRKEKFYASASAALAEMNGDNDVLRKITGTGTTLIRPPYGSKPYFTKAFRDKVLGQGYHLWDWNVDSDDWKYKEDSVTIYNTVMGQVHKLQKSKTNPVILMHDQKATLKVLPRLLESLKKEGYTFGIITKDMEPVNFWKDKR, encoded by the coding sequence GTGCCTATCAAAAAAGTAGTGCTCTTATTCTTGTCTTTTTTTCTTTGCTTCGGAATCCTGCAAACTACAGCAGATGCAGCGGGAGCAAACAAATCTTTGAAGCTCGGAGTGAACGATTCATTAACCAAAATCACAGCCGTTTCGGAAAAAAACACCTATTATGTCCCTCTCCGCGCTTTGGCGGCAGAGCTGAAGTGGACCCTCACCGGTCTGCCGGATGGCATTCAGGTGGACGGCGGGGGGCGCACACTCCGTCTGCTGGGGAATAATGGGGGAGCCCGGCTTCAGGATGGAACGGTTGCCCAGGCAGACACGTTTCAACGGGATGGATCATTAATGGTCCCGCTGAAGATCAGCGCCTACCTAGGATATAGAATATCCTTTGAACCGGATAAATATTTACTGCGGGTCCAGGATGGTTCGGCGGCACTTGATGACACCGCGTTCGTAAGCAAGTACAAAAACGAACTGGCGCCGCCTGCGCCTGCGGAGCCTGCACAGAATCCGCCGGCGGCCAAGCCGGGAAAAACCCTGTATCTGACTTTTGATGACGGCCCGTCAGCTACAACGCCTGAGCTGCTGGACATTCTGAACAAGTATGGGGTCAAAGCTACATTTTTCATGCTTGGACCGAACATGAACCGCTATCCTTCCCAGGTTAAGCGGATCGCGGAAGAGGGGAACGGGCTGGGACTGCACGGCATGACGCACCGCAAAGAGAAATTCTATGCTTCTGCTTCTGCCGCGCTTGCTGAAATGAACGGGGACAACGATGTGCTGCGGAAGATCACCGGCACCGGCACAACCCTGATCCGTCCCCCATATGGCAGTAAGCCATATTTCACTAAGGCCTTCAGAGACAAAGTGCTGGGTCAAGGCTATCACCTGTGGGACTGGAACGTGGATTCCGATGACTGGAAATATAAAGAGGACAGTGTTACCATCTACAACACCGTAATGGGCCAGGTGCATAAGCTGCAGAAGTCCAAAACCAATCCCGTTATTCTGATGCATGACCAGAAAGCAACACTTAAGGTACTGCCGCGCCTGCTGGAATCGCTGAAGAAGGAAGGCTATACCTTCGGGATTATCACGAAGGATATGGAGCCGGTGAATTTCTGGAAGGACAAACGTTAA
- a CDS encoding DUF6449 domain-containing protein — translation MKWGMPGMTRSQYFFNSSVIRQCLRQHGWIGIIYTLGLLFSLPLQLFMSRYPGAEPQKIDTLFRVGGNIQMLFIISLPVAAGLFLFRYLQSRMASDLWHSLPLRREHLLTAHLASGLGLLLLPVWLTAAVTAMVTPMNGNMYIYQGSDIWSWCLTVSILTLFLFVFSIFVGICTGQTVLQGIIIYILLLLPAVLMELVNLHLNRYLYGYPEWFGLNNDRLVWSPLLHLIVLAEEPYSTGELWAYSGLSLVFIVFSYILYRKRSAEKSGQAIAFTYFNPLFKAGVMLCAMLLAGTYFAAVKPHQVGWILCSHFAGALLGYIAAEMIIRKTWHILSRRVPLEFAVYGVLLGLLIYIPVSGLTGYESRVPAAEHITGVYAGSNYRMYNDDSYNRYASGEVAKVSSGSRVPFSGGQQYVEAVRNLHQTLVTMRPDKNAFPLEGYTRGSRMFTLAYQLDNGRKMVREYRIPAQGFEPEMKAVMGNEDFKRAEYDIQALNTEIESFRLSSRNRVVRITEPEDVQEFKDILIREKLNMSYEDQNEGQLPIAYIQPINKPADEEEGSGRAMVTVTRNYEWLPSYKELGNWMEQKGYADKIRTTAQDVKSAEIIKDDYKGKLSPEKIYNVELHMALARQQKLSVVTRDKKLIEGILENQREYAGKNGMYAAKLEYTDGDTQYVSLDGKGLEPALKQLLP, via the coding sequence ATGAAATGGGGGATGCCGGGTATGACGCGCAGCCAATACTTCTTTAATAGCAGTGTTATCCGCCAATGTTTGCGCCAGCACGGCTGGATTGGCATCATCTATACCTTGGGCTTGCTGTTCTCGCTTCCGCTGCAGCTCTTCATGAGTAGGTATCCGGGTGCGGAACCGCAGAAGATAGATACCCTGTTCCGTGTGGGCGGGAATATACAAATGCTGTTTATCATCTCGCTGCCGGTCGCTGCCGGGCTGTTCCTGTTCCGCTATCTGCAGTCCAGAATGGCTTCCGATCTGTGGCACAGCCTTCCGCTGCGGCGGGAGCATTTGCTTACGGCGCATCTGGCCAGCGGACTAGGTCTGCTGCTGCTGCCGGTATGGCTAACCGCTGCGGTCACGGCAATGGTTACCCCTATGAACGGAAATATGTACATTTATCAGGGATCGGATATCTGGAGCTGGTGCCTGACGGTCAGCATTCTTACGCTGTTTCTCTTTGTGTTCAGCATCTTCGTCGGCATATGCACGGGACAAACCGTACTCCAGGGAATCATTATTTATATTCTGCTGCTCCTTCCGGCGGTGCTGATGGAGCTAGTCAATCTCCATCTCAACAGGTATCTCTACGGTTACCCGGAATGGTTTGGCCTCAATAATGACAGATTGGTCTGGTCGCCATTATTGCATCTTATTGTTCTGGCGGAAGAGCCCTACAGTACGGGGGAATTATGGGCCTACAGCGGTTTGTCGCTTGTGTTCATCGTCTTTTCTTATATCTTGTACCGCAAGCGCAGCGCGGAAAAGTCCGGGCAGGCAATTGCATTCACCTACTTCAACCCGCTGTTCAAAGCCGGGGTTATGCTGTGTGCCATGCTTCTGGCGGGAACGTATTTTGCTGCCGTTAAGCCGCATCAGGTGGGCTGGATTCTGTGCAGCCATTTTGCCGGGGCGCTGCTTGGTTATATCGCGGCAGAAATGATTATCCGTAAAACCTGGCATATCCTGTCCCGCAGAGTGCCGCTGGAATTCGCGGTCTATGGGGTACTGCTGGGTTTGCTGATCTACATTCCGGTGTCCGGATTAACCGGATATGAGAGCCGGGTACCGGCTGCGGAACATATCACTGGAGTGTATGCGGGAAGTAATTACAGGATGTACAACGATGATTCATATAACAGATATGCCTCCGGTGAGGTTGCAAAGGTTTCATCCGGCAGCAGGGTGCCTTTTTCCGGCGGTCAGCAATATGTTGAAGCTGTCCGCAACCTTCACCAGACGCTCGTTACGATGCGTCCCGACAAGAACGCCTTCCCGCTTGAGGGATACACCCGTGGCAGCAGGATGTTCACCTTGGCTTATCAATTGGATAACGGACGTAAGATGGTGCGTGAGTACCGGATTCCGGCCCAGGGCTTTGAACCGGAAATGAAAGCGGTCATGGGAAATGAAGATTTCAAGCGTGCGGAATATGATATTCAGGCGCTTAATACGGAAATTGAAAGCTTCAGGCTGTCCAGCCGGAACCGGGTGGTTAGAATTACCGAGCCGGAGGACGTTCAGGAGTTCAAGGATATTCTGATCAGAGAAAAGCTGAATATGTCCTACGAGGACCAGAATGAGGGGCAATTGCCGATTGCGTATATCCAGCCTATCAACAAGCCTGCAGACGAAGAAGAAGGCAGCGGAAGGGCAATGGTAACTGTTACTCGCAATTACGAATGGCTGCCCTCCTACAAGGAATTGGGCAACTGGATGGAGCAGAAGGGGTATGCGGACAAAATCCGCACCACCGCGCAAGACGTAAAATCGGCTGAAATTATTAAAGATGATTATAAGGGCAAGCTTTCCCCGGAGAAAATCTACAATGTTGAACTGCATATGGCTCTGGCCCGCCAGCAGAAGCTTTCAGTTGTTACCCGGGATAAGAAGCTGATTGAAGGCATCCTGGAAAATCAACGCGAGTATGCGGGCAAAAACGGGATGTATGCAGCTAAGCTGGAATATACAGACGGAGACACCCAATATGTATCCCTTGACGGGAAGGGGCTGGAGCCTGCCCTGAAGCAGCTGCTCCCGTAG
- the qoxB gene encoding cytochrome aa3 quinol oxidase subunit I, whose amino-acid sequence MDLDKFKVHGEPLIYGAMVSIALATIGILVGLTYFKKWGYLWREWLTTVDHKKIGVMYILAALLMLFRGGVDAIMMRLQTAAPEMKFLDAQHYNEVFTTHGLIMILFMAMPFIIGLMNVIVPLQIGARDVAFPRLNAVSFWLFFFGAMLLNISFVIGGSPDAGWSAYFPLASLEFSPTVGNNYYSLALQISGIGTLITGVNFIVTILKMRAPGMKLMKMPMFTWSVLITNVIIVFAFPVLTVALALMMFDRLFGSQFFTMANGGMDMLWANLFWVWGHPEVYIVILPAFGIYSEIIATFSKKNLYGYTSMVFSMLIISLLSFLVWAHHFYTMGQGAMVNSFFSITTMAIAVPTGVKIFNWLFTLRKGRITFTTPMLYTLAFIPIFTIGGVTGVMLAMASADYQYHNTMFLVAHFHYVLIPGAVFAVIAGFHYWFPKVFGFRLNERLGKHSFWWIVISFNVTFFPLFFLGLMGMTRRMYTYSEESGFGPLNMLSFVGAVGLAIGFVLLVYNIYWSTRYMPRDTTSDPWDGRTLEWATHSPMPVYNFAVVPKVQTRDAFWSAKQDNMPLFEDKITKIHMPSNTGKPFILGVIFFFLGFFLVFSMWIPAIVAGVGVLIMLAAMSFDRDHGYYISVDEVMATEKKLMRGETV is encoded by the coding sequence ATGGATTTAGACAAATTTAAGGTTCACGGCGAACCCTTGATATACGGAGCCATGGTCAGTATCGCACTTGCTACCATCGGGATTCTCGTCGGGCTTACCTATTTTAAAAAATGGGGCTACCTCTGGCGCGAATGGCTGACCACGGTTGACCATAAGAAAATCGGCGTCATGTATATCCTCGCCGCCCTGCTCATGCTGTTCCGCGGCGGCGTGGACGCCATAATGATGCGTCTGCAAACGGCAGCACCGGAAATGAAATTCCTCGACGCGCAGCATTATAACGAGGTCTTTACCACCCACGGTCTGATCATGATCCTCTTCATGGCCATGCCGTTTATCATCGGTCTGATGAATGTTATTGTACCGCTGCAAATCGGCGCCCGCGACGTGGCCTTCCCGCGCCTCAACGCCGTCAGTTTCTGGCTCTTCTTCTTCGGGGCTATGCTGCTTAACATTTCCTTCGTCATCGGCGGCTCGCCGGATGCCGGATGGTCAGCCTACTTCCCGCTGGCGAGTTTGGAGTTCAGCCCGACGGTCGGGAACAACTACTACTCCCTGGCGCTGCAGATTTCCGGTATCGGGACTCTGATCACAGGCGTTAACTTTATCGTCACCATCCTTAAAATGCGCGCTCCAGGCATGAAGCTGATGAAAATGCCGATGTTCACCTGGTCCGTGCTGATTACAAACGTCATTATCGTCTTCGCCTTCCCGGTACTGACCGTGGCGCTCGCGCTGATGATGTTCGACCGCCTCTTCGGCTCCCAGTTCTTCACGATGGCCAACGGCGGGATGGATATGCTCTGGGCCAACCTGTTCTGGGTTTGGGGCCATCCGGAGGTATATATCGTTATTCTTCCGGCGTTCGGTATTTATAGTGAAATTATTGCCACCTTCTCTAAAAAGAACCTGTACGGCTACACCTCCATGGTGTTCAGTATGCTGATTATCTCGCTCCTGTCCTTCCTGGTCTGGGCCCACCATTTCTACACCATGGGGCAAGGCGCAATGGTCAACAGCTTCTTCTCAATTACGACCATGGCGATTGCAGTGCCGACCGGGGTAAAAATATTCAACTGGCTGTTTACGCTCCGAAAAGGGCGGATCACCTTTACAACACCGATGCTGTACACACTGGCATTTATTCCAATCTTCACGATCGGCGGGGTGACCGGTGTCATGCTGGCGATGGCCAGCGCCGACTACCAGTACCACAACACCATGTTCCTGGTCGCGCATTTCCACTACGTGCTGATTCCGGGGGCCGTGTTCGCGGTTATTGCCGGGTTCCACTACTGGTTCCCAAAAGTGTTCGGCTTCCGTCTTAATGAACGCCTGGGCAAGCATTCCTTCTGGTGGATCGTGATTTCCTTCAACGTCACATTCTTCCCGCTGTTCTTCCTGGGACTGATGGGGATGACGCGGCGGATGTACACCTATTCCGAGGAATCGGGCTTCGGTCCGCTCAATATGCTGTCCTTCGTGGGCGCGGTGGGTCTGGCAATCGGCTTCGTGCTTCTGGTTTACAACATCTACTGGAGTACACGCTACATGCCGAGAGACACCACAAGCGATCCTTGGGATGGACGCACCCTGGAATGGGCTACACATAGCCCAATGCCGGTCTACAACTTTGCGGTTGTACCAAAAGTGCAGACCCGTGACGCCTTCTGGTCCGCCAAGCAGGATAACATGCCGCTGTTCGAGGACAAAATCACCAAGATTCACATGCCGAGCAATACCGGCAAGCCGTTTATCCTGGGTGTGATCTTCTTCTTCCTCGGATTCTTCCTGGTCTTCAGCATGTGGATTCCTGCGATTGTTGCCGGAGTCGGTGTGCTGATCATGCTGGCAGCCATGTCCTTTGACCGGGATCACGGCTACTACATCTCAGTGGATGAAGTTATGGCTACAGAAAAGAAATTGATGCGGGGTGAGACTGTATGA